From the Nocardia fluminea genome, the window TGCGAGCGGTTATGCGCGCGAACCGCCGTCGCGATACGGGCCCCGAGCTCGCCCTACGATCCTCCCTCCGAGCGCTCGGGCTCGGCTACCGCGTCGACGCGCGCCCGCTGCCGGAGCTCGGCCGCCGCGCCGACATTGTATTCATCGGCGCGCGGGTAGCCGTCTTCTGCGATGGCTGTTACTGGCACGGATGTCCCGAGCACTACCGGCCCGCGCGAGCGAATAGCGCCTTCTGGAGTTCGAAGATCGACGGGAATCGCGCACGGGATCGGGATACCGACGACAGGTTGACCGATGCGGGTTGGATCGCGATCCGAGTGTGGGAGCACGAGGACCCGCATGATGCCGCGGATCGAATCGCTGATGTGGTGGTCGCCCGCAGGATGGCTTTCAGGTCGGCGACGCCAAGTAGGGATGAACTTCGCGACGCTCGCCAGCTCTCGGGTCAGGACTGAGCGTCGACCGAAGATCCGAGCG encodes:
- a CDS encoding very short patch repair endonuclease, with translation MRANRRRDTGPELALRSSLRALGLGYRVDARPLPELGRRADIVFIGARVAVFCDGCYWHGCPEHYRPARANSAFWSSKIDGNRARDRDTDDRLTDAGWIAIRVWEHEDPHDAADRIADVVVARRMAFRSATPSRDELRDARQLSGQD